In Citrus sinensis cultivar Valencia sweet orange chromosome 3, DVS_A1.0, whole genome shotgun sequence, the sequence acCAGTTTTGCTACTTAATGCCATCCCCATAATATACATCGGTCTCAAGAAAATTGAACGCAAAAACATGTTAAggacaaaaatgcaataatttTGTCTCTACTATATCTGACAATCAAATAGCGTATCACATGAGTTTCTAGAAAAGTTATTAGTACTATTGTTTCTTTAATTGTGTTCTTTTAAATGTGACATTAACCTACAGAAGGagcagaaaagaaaaagaagataagtATTCCATAGGAGATGGTAATATTAACTAGGAGAAATACTAgtgttaattttatgaaaaatgattgaGAACTAAATACTGATAAAATCTTGACAAAACACATTTGAAACACAAAGTCCTTTTgggtaaattaaaaaaataattaaactttaTGTACTTATAATTTATATCCTATTTTAATAAGTCCCCAACTTAAATTTAtgtctttattattttatcttaatattattttatcttaatatttatattttgttattgtaGGCATATTTTAAGAACCAAGAAGAAATCAGTTGCGCTATGGGGAATAAATTTACAcaagattaataatttaaaatataaaaattgagatGCCAATTTAACTAACAAGTGGAAGACAAAAGGAACcatattgttttgaattaaattaattgaatttggtGGGCTTGACGTGCATGCATGGGCTTAAAGTTAGTGGCTTAGCTTGGCTTTCTTTTAATCCTTTTAGGCCACATTTGGAAGATaagattgaatttgattaacttttagaattaaattgaattatattagattggattaaatatgataatatcTTTTGTTTGGTACAATTTAGATAggattaagttaatttaatttaataaatctaaattactatttaaataatataatatttttaaattatattgataattattgACTTTAATAGCTAATATTCAATACTACTAGAAAGAAatagttgattatttttatgtttaatacTCAATACTAGtttagataaattaatgaataaaattttgatattctatataaaataaaattgtaggttaaagaaattaagaaattaacttATATGTTTAATCTTTACTAAAATACTAGgttaaatggaaaataaaagagtgaTAAAGAAGATACAAaatcttcatttaattttatcctaaCTAAACCCATataaatataaggactaatAAGCCCAATTGTTTTGGACTAAATTTTGGTCTATCCTATTAGTCAATGGCAACCAAACATACCTTAAATCaaactattttattaatcccaaaatccaatccaatcctgCTATTTATCCAAGCTCTCAAACATAAGCTTAAGGATTTAGAGGCCTGGCTTGGCTTTGTTTTAATCATTTTGATTTAGAGGCCGAGCATTATTatataaagaagagaaaacgagaggataattaaaatgagaagCAATTGCTACACGAGGAGAGTCCGAGAGCAAGGAAAGCTGATTGAAGACATAACAGACTTTTTCTTtggtatttttaatttattactttcataattgagtgttcattattctgcttaatattttttaatatttggccaatatttgaatgatttgagaTACATAATGAGACCAAAATGAGATTTATGTGTTTTTACTCTATGTAATGGATGTcataaattgaatgaaataTAGAGATACAACAATGTGAttcatatacttttatttaagaattttcataGAACTTAATGAACCttgacatatttaaaaattcacatAGAGATATAGTAGTTAATAAGTGAAGGcatttttgatattatttaagaaaaaatattgaatagaTTAGGAAAATTGACTGTCAACGTGAGTAATAGTTTTAGTAGTATAGACGTAGAATTAAATTGGATTAGTTATGGTGAAGTCGAATGTCCTTATGTCTTAATCTCTTGATGATTTTAGTTACTGTTTACatctttacttaatttttagttgctttgtttaatattatttttaatctaaattctcTTATTtcgattgttcaaataaaattgtgcTAGAATGAATTTGGTAGCTAATAAGAAGTAAAATCTTTatagaataatattttactttacattatattacttgtgccATCTAATATACTTGTTAAATTACGTAACAAAACTCACTTAAAACAACGAGTTTTAAGTGCGTTTttgttaagattttttatcagaattttattttatatcagtAATTATACACTTCTGACACctaattatttcattcaaaatattttcacaCATAACATTTTaccaaatatataaaacagaGCATTGTTGTCCTTCTCCCATATAAAGTGccattctttatttatataaaaggcGAAATTCAACATCACAtgcaataaaattaagaacttCACATGGTGATGCTTACATGGTCTGTTTTTGGCCACATGATGCAATTTTTAATAACTCTTTGTTGCCTTAACTGAAGCAGGAGCTGGAGAATTTGCTTAGTATTGagatattgtaatttttaagttagtagaaaaaactcataattatgaaataaaagttaatagtgtatagtatatataatttttaagtagtaattttgacaaaaattgtaaagatattataagtttttcatcataaaaataatggaTCAAACCaacttaacttttaatttacaacAATTAGTGTTTATTATAAACTTTAGTGTTATACCATCCAACCTTAATAGCAAATAGGGCTCAAGTGAGTCAAGTCTCCTATATAGTATATATCAACCCACCAAACATCCCTAAATTCCACCAAATTTAACATCTTAATAAAGTTCATAATGAAGCCAAAGTTGTAGAAATTCACCTCCCTAATTTGAGATACCATCACGTTAAACGCTACGTGATTATTAGAAAGTGGATCGAGGTCCTTTTTTTTCATCCTAATTTGTAATTactacattttttaattaacttctCTTccactttctctctttttttcccctttaacatgattttatttgaatacaataaaattaaaatgacaatATGTTTGACATGTTTCCTGAAGTTGACCATGtaattttttcaagaaaattcGGAAGATTGTTAACACGTTACACTATTGTTCTAAAGCAACAGATTGAAACTTCTGCGGTTGTAAAAATTCATTGACGAACGTTAAAATAGAACCACATGTGTCATTAGTATTAGGACCGATAAATAAACCAAGtagcataataaatagaaaatgtttattaatttGCCACATAATTGTTTTCATACTTTGGAAATTTTATCTGAGaaacaattattttgatatattaatagaaatatccaaataaatagttttggCATTCTTTTTCGGAAGGCACTTTTAAAATGTGATGCAATTTCCGTTTTTTTGTGAACACTTCCTGGGGGGtttgggaattttttttttttttttttttttttgccattCCGTCTATGTTACTTGaacagttttctttttcttaaaaattaccTTTCACTGATGGTAAATCACAAATTTCACATGAAGTAAAATTGTAATCGGATGAAAATTCATATCCTTTCGTGCGGGCGGGTAAGATTTCTCCATTGGCGTCTAGCACCTGATCTCTTTCATATGAGATGAACCTCTTGTTCTAGATTCTGATAAACCAAAATCACCAGTTTCAATGTTGATACGTTTACATATCTGAGATTTTTTtgccccatttttttttttttcgtttttgtttgcttttgattAATCATGAGCAGCCCatcaaaagatcaagaaaacCCATTAAGAGATCACATggtgaaaaattctcatacaAATTCTTGGTCTCTCCCCAAAACGATGATCTGTTTCATCGTTTTAGTATCTCTTCCGTACGTATTTTactcattaattttgttatattcgTCAGACACCCCAAATCATGAACCTGTGATCCGCATTCATCGACAACATTCTCGAAACAAAGTTCTGGTACCCACACACGTACCATCATCCGACGACACCGAAGATAAAACAAGCCTAAAACACGTCGTATTTGGCATTGGAGCCTCATCTTCAACATGGGAACATAGAAGAAATTACATCAGAACATGGTGGCGACCAAACGTAACAAGAGGCCATGTCTGGTTAGATAAGCCTGTTAAAAACAGCAGCATTGATCATCTTTTGCCACCAATAAAGGTCTCAGGCGACACATCAAAGTTCCAATACAAGAACCCAATTGGCACCCGAGACGCGATACGGATATCGAGGATTGTTTCGGAGAGTTTCAGGCTTGGATTGAAGGATGTGAGATGGTTTGTGATGGGAGATGATGATACAGTATTTTTTCTTGATAATTTGGCTAGGGTTCTGTCCAAGTATGATCATAACGAGTATTATTATATTGGCTATCCGTCGGAGAGTCATTTGCAAAATTTAGCTTTTTATTACGGGATGGgatttggtggtggtgggtTTGCCATTAGTTATGCTTTAGCAAAAGCTCTTGAGAAAATTCAAGATGAATGTTTGCATAGAAATCCATCTTTGTACGGCTCTGATGAAAGGATTTTTGCTTGCATGATGGAACTCGGTGTTCCTCTCACCAAACACCCAGGATTTCACCAGGTTTTTTGCTTTCCGATTTCTGTTTAGTTGCTTATTTAGAAacattattatcaaaatttatattgtctcccttcaaattcaattcatttagCAACCATGCATATACATTCATTCACTCTACACATTGTTTCAGTTGTTCTTACTTCATTTAGCCCCGAATTACTTATGATATGTACGTAGATCTAAAAGAGACGAACCATTAATGTGACTTTTTCTCCCTTGgaaatagttatttttaagttCTGCGATTAGATATGagatttttatattcaatCGTCATGATAGAGATGCTCACTAATACAATTACTCCTGGTCAGCTTTATCATAAATCAGCAAGCATAACCATGTGTCATCAGCAATAGTTTGCCCCATCCCCCACGTATAccttctatatatatatatgcctCTACTCTAATGTAAACACGTTTGTGGCAGTGCCGAACTTTCTGGCTTGACTTGACCAAACATTCAAAGGCATGCATGCATATAAAAGTTTATTAATCAATTGCTAATCATCATTATTGTTCTTCGATCTGTTATGTTACTATTGTTATTTTCTAGCAATTAATTATACTTAGATTATATCTTCTAATACGGCTTGTATGTGGGATATATTTTGAGGGATGCAGCTTGATATATACGGGGACCTCTCGGGGATCCTTATGGCTCATCCGGTGGCACCGATACTCTCTCTCCACCACTTAGATTTGATCGAGCCAGTGTTCCCAAAAATGGACCGTGTAAAAGCCGTGAAACGGCTAATGGTTCCAATGAAATTAGACTCGGCCGGACTCATTCAACAATCCATTTGCTATTGCAAAACCAGGAGCTGGACTGTATCTGTTTCGTGGGGCTACGCAGTCCAAATATACCGTGGCATAATTGCAGCAAAAGAAATGAGTGTCCCGGCCAGAACGTTTATTGATTGGAATTTCGGAGACGAAGATGTTTACTTCTCATTCAACACGCGACCTGTTAGCACTAACCCCTGCCAAAAGCCATTTGTGTATTATTTGTCCAATGCTTTGTTTAATCTCAACTTGAATCGTACGGCTAGTGAGTACATCCGACATCAGGAATCAAACTCCGATTGTGACTGGAAAATTGCTGATCCCTCTCGAATTAAGAGGATCGAGGTTTACAAGAAACCTGACCCACATTTATGGGACaaggtaattaattatgttttcaGCTTTCACAAgtacattaattatatatcttGTTTACAACTAATTGATGTGTGTTTTGCATTTGCATGCATGAGCAGCCACCGAGAAGAAATTGTTGCAGGATATTACCGACGAAGAAGAAAGGGACAATGGTAGTTGATGTAGGGGTATGCAGAGAA encodes:
- the LOC102624466 gene encoding uncharacterized protein LOC102624466, with product MSSPSKDQENPLRDHMVKNSHTNSWSLPKTMICFIVLVSLPYVFYSLILLYSSDTPNHEPVIRIHRQHSRNKVLVPTHVPSSDDTEDKTSLKHVVFGIGASSSTWEHRRNYIRTWWRPNVTRGHVWLDKPVKNSSIDHLLPPIKVSGDTSKFQYKNPIGTRDAIRISRIVSESFRLGLKDVRWFVMGDDDTVFFLDNLARVLSKYDHNEYYYIGYPSESHLQNLAFYYGMGFGGGGFAISYALAKALEKIQDECLHRNPSLYGSDERIFACMMELGVPLTKHPGFHQLDIYGDLSGILMAHPVAPILSLHHLDLIEPVFPKMDRVKAVKRLMVPMKLDSAGLIQQSICYCKTRSWTVSVSWGYAVQIYRGIIAAKEMSVPARTFIDWNFGDEDVYFSFNTRPVSTNPCQKPFVYYLSNALFNLNLNRTASEYIRHQESNSDCDWKIADPSRIKRIEVYKKPDPHLWDKPPRRNCCRILPTKKKGTMVVDVGVCREGEIAGL